In Tamandua tetradactyla isolate mTamTet1 chromosome 7, mTamTet1.pri, whole genome shotgun sequence, the following are encoded in one genomic region:
- the ERP27 gene encoding endoplasmic reticulum resident protein 27, with translation MENAQSRCLFLFFLLTWGLPPEVAAEVQASSDGSNAAQNPVQLTDVPAAVEFIAAAEVAVIGFFQNLKIPAVSIFHSIVQEFQDVSFGVSTSSEVLTYYNITGNTISLFRLVDNERLDLDNEDVENIDVTKLSRFIEINNLRWVTEYNPVTVIGLYDSMIQIHLLLMMNKASPDYEVSMHRYRKAAKLFWGKILFILVDSGLEENGKVVSFFKLKESQLPALAIYRTVDEEWDTLLIAEISVEQVQNFCDGFLKEKQLRENHEPEEKSPKVEL, from the exons ATGGAAAATGCCCAGTCCAGATgcctgtttctcttctttctcctcacaTGGGGGCTGCCCCCAGAAGTTGCTGCAGAAGTTCAGGCATCCTCAG ATGGTTCCAATGCTGCCCAGAATCCCGTGCAGCTCACAGATGTCCCAGCAGCTGTGGAATTCATTGCTGCTGCTGAGGTGGCTGTGATAGGCTTCTTCCAG aatttaaaaataccagCTGTGTCCATATTTCACAGCATTGTGCAGGAGTTCCAAGATGTGTCATTTGGAGTCAGCACCAGTTCCGAGGTTCTGACCTACTACAATATCACTGGAAACACCATTTCACTCTTTCGTCTG GTAGATAATGAACGACTGGATTTAGATAACGAGGATGTCGAGAACATCGATGTCACCAAATTAAGCCGGTTCATTGAGATCAACAATCTCCGCTGGGTGACAGAGTACAACCCTGTG ACTGTGATTGGCCTATATGACAGCATGATTCAAATTCATCTTCTCCTGATGATGAACAAGGCTTCCCCAGATTATGAAGTAAGCATGCACAGATACCGGAAGGCCGCTAAGCTGTTCTGGGGGAAG ATTCTTTTTATTCTGGTGGACAGTGGTTTGGAGGAAAATGGGAAGGTGGTATCATTTTTCAAACTAAAGGAGTCACAGCTGCCAGCTTTGGCAATTTACCGCACCGTAGACGAGGAGTGGGATACGTTGCTCATAGCAGAGATTTCAGTAGAGCAGGTGCAAAACTTCTGCGATGGATTCCTAAAAGAGAAACAATTG AGAGAAAACCATGAACCAGAGGAAAAGTCCCCAAAGGTGGAGCTTTGA